The window CTTCCTGGTGAACTACTTCTGGAGGCCTATGAACAGATTGAGGAACCTGCTCTCCCGCAAGAATGCCACTGAATGGGAGCGCTACAGGGAAGACATGCAAAGGGCAGAAGACACTAACAGCTTCCCAGACCTGTACAATAACACGGACACCTCCAAGTGACTTTCCCTTGCCTTTCGGCACATCGAGAAGTATAATTTCCCCATCCATTGATTAAGGAAAACATTGTGTCCACAGCACAAACCGTATCCATAACCCGCTGCGATAATTATGATGTGCCCAAGGTCTACAAGGCGGTGAAGCAGACCCTTGAGCAAGTAGACGGCATCCATAAACTGCTGGGCCAGAAGAAGAAGGTGTTGCTCAAATTGAACCTCCTGTCTTCTTCGCTGGGGCCGGAGTACGCGGTAAACACACACCCTGCCGTTGTAAGGGCGCTGGTCGATTTCTTCCAAAAGGAGGTGGGCGCCGAGGTCTACATCGGCGACTCCTGCGGAAGCCTCAGAGACGGCTCCACCAACAAGGCTTTCAGGGTCACAAGACTCGATAAGGTGGCTGAAGACACAGGCGCCAAGTGGGTCAACTTCGACCAGGACAAGCACATTGACATCAAGAAGACCAACGGCGCGACCCTTCCGGCCTTCCGTATGGCAAGGACGGTGAAGGACGTTGACCTGGTGGTCTCCGTCCCGAAGCTGAAGACCCACGGGCTCACAAAATATACGGGGGCGCTAAAAAATACCCTAGGCGTCATACCCGCAAAAGGTAAGAAGGACGTCCACATACAGGCCCCCAAACCCACCGACTTCGCCCAGGCCCTGATAGACATCTATGAAGAGGTCGTGCCACACCTTGTCTTGATGGACGCCATCGTGGGTATGGAGGGTAACGGCCCCAACGCAGGCGACCCGAGGAAAATTGGTCTCATTATCGCCAGTAACAACGGGGTTGCCCTGGACGCCGTGGCCTCAAGCATCATTGGTTTTGAGCCGCTGGGCATACCCACTATCAGATACGCGCAAGAGAGGGGGCTGGGGACGGCCGACCTGAATAAAATTGATATCAAGGGCGAGCGGCTGAAAGACGTCTCGATACCGGATTTCAAGAAACCCGGCAACGCAGTCCAGGACTTCGCCATGAACTATCTGCCGGGATTCCTCTTCGCAAAGTTCTTTGATATTTCCTGCGACTCGTATTCCACCGTTTACGAGCCCAACTGCACAAAGTGTTACGCCTGCATCAAGAACTGCCCCGTCCAGGCCATAACCCCAACCGGAACCGGCGAAACCGCGCGCGTGGATAAAGAAAAATGTATCGGGTGTTTCTGCTGCGACGAGGTATGCGACTACAAGGCCATTGTAATGGAACGTCACGCCATAGGGAAGGTGTTCCTGAAAATAGCAAAGTTCGTTGGCGCGGAAAGGATGTCGGAAGGCTGACCCTCCGGTTACCACCCCCCCCCTCCAGGTCGTAAATCACGTTAGACACCACACGTTGCCACTGTAAGTTTTTCTTTCCATTTTGGTAGTCCGGTAGCCGCCATTCCTGTACAATGCTCCCAAAATAATCCAACTCCCTTACCCGGAAAGGAGGCAAGATGCAGTGGCACAAGATATTCACCCCGGAGATAACGGAACTCATTGAACAGAGAGACCTTAAGGAGCTAGGAGAATTTCTCCGCAGGCTGCACCCGGCCGACATTGTAGACATCCTGAGAGACCTGCCCTCCGCCGACAGGGTCCTGGCATTCAGGGTCCTGGATAAGGCAAAACTCGCCTGGGTGTTCTCCCTCTTCGAGCCGGAAGAGCAGGAGGAACTCCTAAAACTGTTTACAGAACAAAAGGTCAAAGAGATTCTCCTGGAAATGGACCCGGACGACAGGGCCCAACTCCTGGAGGAGCTCCCCGCCAACGTGGTCAAGAAACTTCTGGCCCTGCTGCCGCACGATGAAAAGGAGGTCACAAACCTTATACTTAACTACCCCGACGACTCCGCAGGCAGACTCATCACGACCGACTACGTGGCCTTAAGGGCGGATAAGACCGCCGCTCAGGCCATCGAGTATATAAGAGAAACAGGGCCGGATAAAGAGACCATATACGTCTGCTACGTGATAGACAATACCAGAAAGCTCATAGGCGTAGTCTCCCTCAGAGAATTAATACTCGCGCAGCCGTCCAAGAAGGTGGGCGACATAATGAATACCATCTTCTCCTACGTGAAGACCACCGACGACCAGGAGGTGGCGGCCAAGGTAATACAGAAGTACGACCTCCTGGCCGTGCCCGTGGTTGATCTGGAAGGCCGGCTTGTGGGTATAGTCACCGTTGACGACGTGATTGACATCTTCGAAGAAGAGGCCACCGAGGATATGGAAAAGATGGCCGCCGTGCGACTGCCAGAGGAAGAATACTTCAAGGCCGACTTCTTTAAGGTGATAAAGAAGCGTGGCACATGGCTCATCATACTTATACTCGCCGAGACGTTCACAAGCGACCTGATAGAAAACTACACCACCTCTCTGACGTCCCTCGTGGCCCTGGCCTACTTCATCCCCATGCTCACCAGTTCAGGCGGCAACACGGGCGCACAGTCGTCGACGCTGGTAATCCGCGCCCTGGCCATAGGCGAGGTCGGCCTCGGAGAATGGTGGAAGATCATACGACGTGAGTTATGGATAGGAACCACACTGGGGGTCATACTCGGAGGTATAGCATACCTCAAGGTCTATCATACCCTCGGAGACTCTACAACCGGACTCGCGGTGGGGATTGCGCTGCTTGCCGTAGTACTGTTCGGAAACATCCTCGGCGCCACAATACCACTGATATTCAGACGGCTGGGATGGGACCCCGCTACCGTGTCGTCGCCGCTCATAGCGACGATCCTTGACCTCTCCGGCCTGCTCATATACTTCGAGGTCACACGCAGAATGCTGAGCCTATGAGGCGTGAATACCAGGCTGTATCTTGAAGTCTGATAAATCAGGTCGTGCCTGAGGCAGATTCGCCTCTGGCGAACAACTACAGTTGGAATTGTATTTTTGCGGGTGCCGCAGGGCTTCTTGACCTGCCTTACCCCTAATTCTTTACAGTAATAGGGTATACCCGACGCACCCTCTTCACTTAACGAATATTGCCTGTGGCCTGCTGCTCTATCCATATCGTTATGTTCGGATGCGGCAGCAGCGGGCTTCCAAACCGGAACTCAAGCCCCTCCAGCCTCTCCCTTATACCCTCCTCAATGCCGCCGCTCGCCAGGACGTAGGGGATTACCAGTACACGAGAGTCCTTTCCCGACCGCTTCACCATCTCCCTCAGGTTTCTCCTGGCCTCTTCCCAAACCTCTCTGGAGGCATCGTCCCGCACCGTCGCGACCAGGACGTCCTTGAAACCTCCTGCCTCCTTTACAAACAGGGCGATTCGTCTCATGTCCTTGAGCCACAACTCGTTAAGCTCCGGGTCGTTCGGGCCGTGACCCACCAGTATGACCACCTCGTCCGCCGGGTCCTCGCTAAGCCCCCTTGCCCTTTCCAGGACGATTTCAGAGACCAGGGGTGAGGCATCAAGCGCGCCGGTCATTGTAAAACTGACATTACCCTCTATTTCTCTCTGAGGGTGTTCAGGGTCGAGTCCGAGCAGGCGTTTTGTGTTATAGATAATCGGGCTGTGAGACGAGATAAAGAGCGGGACTGTGATTATAGACATTGCACCCCTCTTTTCCAGCCTGGTTACGGCCTCCTGAATGGTCTTCGGGTCTGCCATACCAAATGCCATGTCGACGTTGTAGCGTTCTTCAAGCGGTTCTACGGCATCCCTGATCTGTTCGTTCCACAAGGCAATTTTGCTCCCGTGCGCCAGAACCAGTATCCCCTCGCCACCCTGAGCGGCATGGGCCGGTAAAACACCCATAACAAATGAAGACAAGATAACACTAATAATTGCAACCATGAACTACCTCCTCCTCTCCCTGAAGAAGAATCTGAGGGGTATTTCGGCGAATGGAAATTCCGAGCGGAGCCTGTTGGCGAGATAGCGAACATACGCGTCGTCAAAGAGGGAAGGGTGGTTGACAAATAACACAAACGTCGGCGGCGCGACCGTTACCTGAGTCGCAAAAAAGACCTTGCCCACCCTGCCGTGCTTTCTTCTCGACGACCGCTCTGAAAGGGCCTCGCCAAGTATCTTATTCAACCCAGAGGTGCCGACCCTGGTATTTGCCTGCCGAAAGAGTTCCTGGGCCAGTTTTACGGTAGCTACCACGTTCTTCGCGTTCTTCGCGCTGATAAAAGAAACTGGCGCATAAGAAAGCCCGGGGAGCTTGTGACGTACATATTTTACAAACTCTGCGGTGTCCGTATTCCCGGCAAGGTCCCACTTATTAATCACAATGATGCAGGGTATGTATTGTTCGGCGATGTATGCGCCCAATTTCTTGTCTACCTGTGAGACCTCTTCGGTGGCGTCCAGCAGTAACAGCACCACGTTGGACCTTCTGACCGACCCCTTGGCCCTGACAAGGCCGTAAAATTCCACTGTTCCCTCCACCTGGCGCTGTTTCCTTACCCCGGCGGTGTCTATGGCCACAAAGGTCTCGCCCTTCAGTTCGAACCTTACGTCCACAGAGTCGCGTGTGGTGCCGGGTATCTCACTGACTATCATCCTCTCCTCGTGGGCGAGGGTGTTTATAAGGGTTGACTTGCCGGCGTTGCGCCTGCCCACCACTGCCAGTTTCATCTGCGGGTCAGGTGCCTCCGCCCCGGATGGGACAAGGGCCGCAATCTCGCCCAGAAGCTCGGCCCTTCCAAGACCCTGCTTGGCCGAAAACGGCAGCGGCTCTCCAAAACCCAGTTTGAAGAACTCGGTCTTGAGGGTGATAAGTCCCGGATCGTCTACCTTGTTCGCCACCAGCAAGACAGGCTTGTGCACATGGCGAAGTCTATCTGCCACCATCTCGTCAAGGGGAACAACCCCGTCGCGAACGTCCACGACAAACAACAATATACTCGCCTTCTCCAGAGCAATCTCTATCTGCTCCTCAACATGACGGGCCATCTCTTCGACATCCTGGATGCCCATGCCTCCGGTATCCATGAGCTCAAACCTCTTGCCACCCTGCGTCATCTCGGTCGACACCCTGTCTCTTGTAACGCCGCACTCAGGGTCCACAATGGCTATGCGCCGCCTTGCCAGACGGTTAAATATGGACGACTTCCCCACATTGGGCCGGCCTACGATTGCCACGACAGGGAGTCCGGTATGGGCGACGTCCCGCCCCGGCCCTTCCGTGACGCCTGTCTTCTCAGTCTTAACGCCATTCGTAACCATGCCCATATTATACCTGAACACTAACGATACGGTAGGGATTTACATGCCGGTCTTCCATAGCGGAAATATGCACGTCCACACCCTCTTATGTCTTTACAAGTACAATAGTTCCGATGAATTTTTTACTTGACTCTCCCGGCAATAACAGAGAAAATGCAGGGGCCGCTTACGGCGTTTGTCTCACGGATTGAGACTTCCGCAAGATATAAAATCTTGAAGTACATTTAGGACATACCGGTGCAACCTCCGGAGGGAGCGTCTTAAGTAATGATTATAATGTTTCTGTTGTCTACAGTAGGCGCGTATCTATTTTACAACAGAAATAAGCGGGGGGGGAAATGCCGTTAACTTCAACAGGCTACATCTCCGCAGGCAAAAACTGCAAATGAGGTGGTTAGGCGAGAGAATTAGAAACCTCTTTACGTAATTCCACTACTACACAGCCCTTCTTTATTTCAAAGGCCACCACGTTTACGTCCTCAGGTATCTTGGACAGGTCCAGCGATACGGACCTGCGTGAATCATCGTAGCTGAGGAATTCTGTCCGGTCGCACATTCCCACGATGTCCAGGAAGTTCTTTAGGGCGGGGCCCTTCTCCTGGCGCACGTACGCCATCTTACCGGACGGGTCGGCCTCCGCGGTACACACAAAGGTCAGGCTGAATATGGAGAAACCGGCGTGAAGATTTAAAAACCCGTCTTCCAGTTCCACTCTGGCAGACACTCCCGGATGATGGATCTTCATGTGCTCAGCAAAGTCTTCCTCGGTGAACGTTACCGGGCCGCTGGTTAATTCTTCAACAATCCCGGCCGCATCTTCTGAATCGCTGCATGCCCTCAGTAGCTTATCCACCCACTGAGCTATCTTGCTGTTTTCTTCTATGTTATTTTTCACAGTTGCCGTGTGCAGTCTTGAGCTAGACCTAAAAGCTGTTTATACATGAAAGCCGGTGCTAGTTCATTTACAGTTTTCCTTGTTTCCCCTATTTCGTTTTCCATGGAATCAAGGGAGCTTATTTCCCCTTTAACTGATTTTACTTCCTTAACCAATGTTGGATACTTCTTTTTTAATTGCGCTAAGCAGCCCTATGTTTCATTCAATTGATCTTACGTCCTTGCTAATATTAGAAACGTCTTTAATTTATTATTAGATTAGCTCATTTTAACTGCTAATAAGTGTAGCACTTAGCAAAAGAAGGAAGAAGTGTATGACCAAATGGGCCGATTTCAAACGAATCAAACAAGAAGTAAGTATTGAGGACGTCCTTGTACGCTGCGGTGTGGCTGGTGTGAATGCGTCAGAAGTCAGATAGCGAGGGAAGAATTTTTTGTTCAAATACTACTTGTGGCGCAGGTCTGCCTGCTATTATGACTATGACGTCAGGGCAAGAGAAAAAGGAAGGGAAATTGTCAGATGGATGTGCTATTACTTTTTATCTTAAGAAACGCCTTTACAATATCGGGGTCAAGTTGCGTTCCGGATTTTTCCTTTAACGCTTGAACGACTTCTTTCTTGTTCATCCCTTTTCTATACGGCCGGTCAGTAGCGGTCATCGCATCTTCTACTTCCGCCACGGCTATAATCCGCGAATAGAGCGGGATCTGATCCCCTTTCAGACTGTCCGGGTAACCTCCCCCACCCCAGTGCTCATGGTGGTGACGTATCGCGAGGCAAATTGTATCAAAGCCATCAACAGACCTCAAGATTTCATCACCTTTTACGGGATGTGATTTTATAATCTCATAATCATCCTTGCTTAGGGCTCCTGCCTTTTCCCATACATCATCATCACTGAGCAATATTCCGATATCGTGGAGCAGGGATGCCAATTTTAGTTCGTTATTTTGGTCAGGGCTCAGCCCAAGTGACTCACCAATCAATCCCGCACTGAGTTCTACGTTCTTCGCGTGTCCCGTCTTCCAGGGCGCTTTACATTCCAGCGCACTTATAATCGACTTTATGGCATTACCGAGCACATCAATGCTGTAGTACTTGGTGTTGCTCATAACGCTGTTCAACTTGTCCAGGTCTCTACATATTTTAGTCGTCCATTTGCTTATATCACTCAGCTGCCGCAAAGGGTTTTCGGCTGGATCTGCACTCCTTGTAAGATAGCCTGCCGGCCCGTTCAGCGGGTTGGAACTTAGGTCGTCTTGAAGAAATATCTCATGCAACTGGATGTTGAGGGCGGCGGCAAGCTTCTCGAGGTTCGCAAGGCTGATATTAACCTCGCCTCTTTCCACGGCGCCCACATAGGTACTGTGAAGCTCGGCCCTGTGTCCCAGTTCTTCCTGGGTGAAGCCGCGGCCGGTCCTTATCTGCCTTATTCTGGTGCCAATCACCTTGCGTTTTGTTATCATTCAGTATCCCGGCTCAAACTGCGTCTTAAATGCAGCGTGTTCCGTAGAAACCCGGCCACATATACGTTTCAAGACCACTATACAATAAAAACTTCACAACCTGAGTTACTAAAAACCCTTACCAGCTAAGACCTTGCGTTGTCGGCACTAATTTGACATTTTATAGGGTTTTTGTCTGTCATAGCTCTCACGAGGAAGGTCTGTTGCCCCTCCTATTCGCTTTTTTCCTCTGGTTCAGCCGGAGACGTGGGCCCAGGCG of the Candidatus Bathyanammoxibius amoris genome contains:
- a CDS encoding DUF362 domain-containing protein, which encodes MSTAQTVSITRCDNYDVPKVYKAVKQTLEQVDGIHKLLGQKKKVLLKLNLLSSSLGPEYAVNTHPAVVRALVDFFQKEVGAEVYIGDSCGSLRDGSTNKAFRVTRLDKVAEDTGAKWVNFDQDKHIDIKKTNGATLPAFRMARTVKDVDLVVSVPKLKTHGLTKYTGALKNTLGVIPAKGKKDVHIQAPKPTDFAQALIDIYEEVVPHLVLMDAIVGMEGNGPNAGDPRKIGLIIASNNGVALDAVASSIIGFEPLGIPTIRYAQERGLGTADLNKIDIKGERLKDVSIPDFKKPGNAVQDFAMNYLPGFLFAKFFDISCDSYSTVYEPNCTKCYACIKNCPVQAITPTGTGETARVDKEKCIGCFCCDEVCDYKAIVMERHAIGKVFLKIAKFVGAERMSEG
- the mgtE gene encoding magnesium transporter; translated protein: MQWHKIFTPEITELIEQRDLKELGEFLRRLHPADIVDILRDLPSADRVLAFRVLDKAKLAWVFSLFEPEEQEELLKLFTEQKVKEILLEMDPDDRAQLLEELPANVVKKLLALLPHDEKEVTNLILNYPDDSAGRLITTDYVALRADKTAAQAIEYIRETGPDKETIYVCYVIDNTRKLIGVVSLRELILAQPSKKVGDIMNTIFSYVKTTDDQEVAAKVIQKYDLLAVPVVDLEGRLVGIVTVDDVIDIFEEEATEDMEKMAAVRLPEEEYFKADFFKVIKKRGTWLIILILAETFTSDLIENYTTSLTSLVALAYFIPMLTSSGGNTGAQSSTLVIRALAIGEVGLGEWWKIIRRELWIGTTLGVILGGIAYLKVYHTLGDSTTGLAVGIALLAVVLFGNILGATIPLIFRRLGWDPATVSSPLIATILDLSGLLIYFEVTRRMLSL
- the der gene encoding ribosome biogenesis GTPase Der; protein product: MVTNGVKTEKTGVTEGPGRDVAHTGLPVVAIVGRPNVGKSSIFNRLARRRIAIVDPECGVTRDRVSTEMTQGGKRFELMDTGGMGIQDVEEMARHVEEQIEIALEKASILLFVVDVRDGVVPLDEMVADRLRHVHKPVLLVANKVDDPGLITLKTEFFKLGFGEPLPFSAKQGLGRAELLGEIAALVPSGAEAPDPQMKLAVVGRRNAGKSTLINTLAHEERMIVSEIPGTTRDSVDVRFELKGETFVAIDTAGVRKQRQVEGTVEFYGLVRAKGSVRRSNVVLLLLDATEEVSQVDKKLGAYIAEQYIPCIIVINKWDLAGNTDTAEFVKYVRHKLPGLSYAPVSFISAKNAKNVVATVKLAQELFRQANTRVGTSGLNKILGEALSERSSRRKHGRVGKVFFATQVTVAPPTFVLFVNHPSLFDDAYVRYLANRLRSEFPFAEIPLRFFFRERRR
- a CDS encoding HD domain-containing protein, which codes for MITKRKVIGTRIRQIRTGRGFTQEELGHRAELHSTYVGAVERGEVNISLANLEKLAAALNIQLHEIFLQDDLSSNPLNGPAGYLTRSADPAENPLRQLSDISKWTTKICRDLDKLNSVMSNTKYYSIDVLGNAIKSIISALECKAPWKTGHAKNVELSAGLIGESLGLSPDQNNELKLASLLHDIGILLSDDDVWEKAGALSKDDYEIIKSHPVKGDEILRSVDGFDTICLAIRHHHEHWGGGGYPDSLKGDQIPLYSRIIAVAEVEDAMTATDRPYRKGMNKKEVVQALKEKSGTQLDPDIVKAFLKIKSNSTSI